Sequence from the Fibrobacter sp. UWH4 genome:
GAGCAAACTTCAAAAGTCTGTTGCGAAAAATATGCAAATATGCAAAAAGCCGATTTCCATAAATCGGCTTTTATAGAATTAGGGGGAATATTTACTTAATCGCAAGCATCGCCGAGATTACGTCGTCCTAGCCTCATGATGTGAAGTGAGGAATATGAAATCACGTTTCTTTCGGCCCGCCAGCGCCATATTTTCAAAAAATTTATTTCTTTTTACAAAAATTGCCCAAGGAGGCGATTCTCAAGGACAAATACGGCCATGAGCGGAACAGCCTTGGACATCGTAGACATCAGAATCAACTAGGATTTTTACAATTCCAGTTCGGTCTGCAAGCTCTTGGGGTGAAAACTCTTGCGATGCTCAGGGGTCATGCCCTGGCGGCGGATGGCATCCAGGTGTGCCTTGGTTCCATAACCGGCATGCTTATCAAAACCATAACCAGGGTAACGCTTTTCGAGGTCGTCCATATAGCGGTCACGGAAAACCTTCGCCAAAATCGAAGCAGCCGAAATGCTTGCAATGCGGCCATCGCCCTTGACCACGGGGATCTGCATTGCTTCGGGGATTCCGTGAATCTTGAGGTTGCCGTCGACAGCGATTAAAGCGGTTAGTGGTTGGTGGCTAGTGGTTAGGGAAGCAAAGGAGCCTTTCTGGAAGATTGGAATTTCGGGTTCTGATTCGTGAATTCCGGGCATACCGAGAGCCTGCAGGGCACGACGCATGGCCAAAAAGTCCGCTTCCAGGATGTTCATGCGGTCAATTTCTTCGACCGAGGCGCTTGCCACGGCAAAGCATTCGCAGGCGTCCTGCACCGCCTGGTACATAGCTTCGCGCTTGGGGCGAGTAAGTTTCTTGGAATCGTTGAGCGTGAGGAGCGCGTCGGGCGACTTGAGCACAGCCGCACACGCCACCACGGGGCCCGCCAAGGGACCGCGGCCCACTTCGTCAATGCCCACGACCACGGCATTCTCTCCCATCTGGGATGCAGCGAATTTGCGCATGGCGACTTCGCCATCGACAGGGGCTTCAATTCCTTCGAGAAATGCGGGCAACTTATGCTTCATAATCATTCAACTCTGTCATTCTTGACCGAAGGGAGGTCGGACAACACCTGGTTACTTGTAACCTTAGTGCGCATGATTCTCGAAAGGGAGAATCCGGTGCTGGATTCCGTCGCTACGCTCCAGAATGACTTTCTACTTACAGGATGCTCTTTGCGTAGTCGCGGATAGTCTTCCAATACAATTCATGTTCCTGCACCAGCACGCGGGCAGCGAGCGTTTCCGGCGTATCGCCATCTTCTACAGGAACGCGGGTCTGCGCAAGAATTCGGCCCTTGTCGATTTCTTCGCTCACCAGGTGAACGGTGGGGCCCGATTCCTTTTCGTTGGCGGCAATCACGGCCTCGTGCACGTGAATTCCACAGAAGCCCTTGCCACCATACTTAGGCAAAAGCGACGGGTGAATATTCAGAATGCGGTCCGGAAGCCGTTTGATAATGCTCACCGGCAAGGCCTTCATGTAACCGGCCAAAATCAACAAATCAATATCGTAGCGGTCGATGACTTCAAGCATCGCAGCTTCGTAAGCGGCCGTATCGGGGTGCGTTTTTCCCGAAATATGGTAAACAGGAATCCCGTAAGATTCTGCGTGAGATACTGCCCCGCAACCCCCGTTATTGGTAATCAGGAACTTGCATTGGGCCTCGAGGTCACCCTCGCCAATGCGGTCAATAATCGCCTTAAAGTTGCTCCCGCCGCCGGAAGCCATCACGCCAATTTTAAACATAAAAATACAAATCGGTTTATCTAAAAATTTCTAGCTCGGCAGAGCTTCCGAGGTGAACTTGAGCTTGCCATTTTCGACATCGATGGAAATCGTCGAGAAATCCTTGTAGATGCCAAGCAGCAAGCCTTCCGCAATTTCGTCTTCCACCAGATTCTGGATCGAGCGGCGAATCGGACGCGCACCCAAGGCAGAATCGTAGTTGTGAGATACGATATGCTCCTTCGCAGCCTCAGAAACTTCAAGGAGAATTCCCCTTTCGGACAAATTCTTCTGAAGGAACGTCAACTGGATATCCACGACAGAAACAAGGTCCTTCTTCGAAAGCGGACGGAACACAATCTGTTCGTCAATTCGGTTCAGGAATTCCGGCGAGAACACCCGCTTGACTTCTTCGCGAATGGCGGTTTCCATACGTTCGTAGTCGTCGGTCTCGCCCATCTTGGTGAAACCCATGCCGGAACTGTGGCGCACCTCGCGTGCACCTGCGTTACTCGTCATGATGATGATCGTGTTCTTGAAGTTGATCTTGCGGCCATAACTATCCGTAAGGATACCATCGTCCAGAATCTGCAAAAGCAGATTGTAGATGTCGGGGTGAGCCTTCTCGATTTCGTCAAGAAGCACCACGCAGTACGGGCGCTTGCGCACCTTTTCGCTCAGCTGTCCACCACCGTCCTCGAAGCCTACGTATCCCGGAGGCGCACCAATCAGGCGGCTGATACTATGCTTTTCCATGTACTCGCTCATATCGATGCGGATCATGGAATCTTCGCTGCCGAATAAGCTCTGGCTGAGCACCTTCGCCAGTTCCGTCTTACCCACACCCGTGGGGCCCAGGAACAGGAAACTGCTCATGGGGCGTTTCGTGTTGCGGATACCGGCGCGGGTACGGCGAATCGCCTTGACCACGGCATCGACCGCAGCATCCTGGCCAATAATGCGTTCCTTGATTTCGTCACCCAATTTCAAAAGTTTCTGAGTTTCTTCGCCCGCAAGGCGGCTGATAGGAATCCCCGTCATCTTGCTGATGCAGTCACGGATTTCATTTTCGTCCACAACGGGCAAGTCCGCCGAATCTTCCTTATTCAAGGCTTCGCGGCGTTCCGCGATACGCCCCGTCAGTTCCTCGATCTTGTCGCGGAGGGTTGCAGCCGTTTCGTACTGCTGGTCAGCAATAGCCTCTTCCTTCTTTTGCATGGTCGCGGCAAGTTCGTCTTCCATTTCCTTAAGGTCCTGCGGCGTACGAATCGAATTCAAGCGTACGCGAGCACCGGCCTCGTCAAGCACGTCAATCGCCTTGTCCGGCAAGAAACGGTCGCTGATATAGCGTTCGGCGAGCACCACCGCCGCACGAATCGCTTCGGGCGTGTAATGCACCTTGTGGTGCTGTTCGTACTTCGGACGCAGCCCATCCAGAATCTGGATAGAATCTTCGGAATTGGGCGGATTCACGACA
This genomic interval carries:
- the purN gene encoding phosphoribosylglycinamide formyltransferase; translated protein: MFKIGVMASGGGSNFKAIIDRIGEGDLEAQCKFLITNNGGCGAVSHAESYGIPVYHISGKTHPDTAAYEAAMLEVIDRYDIDLLILAGYMKALPVSIIKRLPDRILNIHPSLLPKYGGKGFCGIHVHEAVIAANEKESGPTVHLVSEEIDKGRILAQTRVPVEDGDTPETLAARVLVQEHELYWKTIRDYAKSIL
- a CDS encoding ribonuclease HII, with translation MKHKLPAFLEGIEAPVDGEVAMRKFAASQMGENAVVVGIDEVGRGPLAGPVVACAAVLKSPDALLTLNDSKKLTRPKREAMYQAVQDACECFAVASASVEEIDRMNILEADFLAMRRALQALGMPGIHESEPEIPIFQKGSFASLTTSHQPLTALIAVDGNLKIHGIPEAMQIPVVKGDGRIASISAASILAKVFRDRYMDDLEKRYPGYGFDKHAGYGTKAHLDAIRRQGMTPEHRKSFHPKSLQTELEL
- a CDS encoding ATP-dependent Clp protease ATP-binding subunit; its protein translation is MSDINGIFSKKAKAVLQAARIAARNLGSDSVTTEHLLLGLVREDSGFAAETLMALKVNLNELGETVQRSLSSNGGIMTIGVSHGAILNFTARCKAALFNAAKIAKEEGDQYIGPEHLMLAILQQSESPAAGTLSTFGITYENFDAALQQVKNEAMNGQAPADGADDSDDGRFINQGRGDTRQQVRSQSRSKTPILDHFGRDLTALAKQGKLDPIIGRSREIERLIQILCRRKKNNPALIGEPGVGKTAIIEGLAQKIVQKKIPELLMNKRVVTLDVAAMVAGTKYRGQFEERVKGLITELQRVDSSVILFIDELHTIVGAGGSEGSLDASNIFKPALARGELQCIGATTIDEYRKYIEKDAALERRFQTIVVNPPNSEDSIQILDGLRPKYEQHHKVHYTPEAIRAAVVLAERYISDRFLPDKAIDVLDEAGARVRLNSIRTPQDLKEMEDELAATMQKKEEAIADQQYETAATLRDKIEELTGRIAERREALNKEDSADLPVVDENEIRDCISKMTGIPISRLAGEETQKLLKLGDEIKERIIGQDAAVDAVVKAIRRTRAGIRNTKRPMSSFLFLGPTGVGKTELAKVLSQSLFGSEDSMIRIDMSEYMEKHSISRLIGAPPGYVGFEDGGGQLSEKVRKRPYCVVLLDEIEKAHPDIYNLLLQILDDGILTDSYGRKINFKNTIIIMTSNAGAREVRHSSGMGFTKMGETDDYERMETAIREEVKRVFSPEFLNRIDEQIVFRPLSKKDLVSVVDIQLTFLQKNLSERGILLEVSEAAKEHIVSHNYDSALGARPIRRSIQNLVEDEIAEGLLLGIYKDFSTISIDVENGKLKFTSEALPS